Within Bacteroidota bacterium, the genomic segment AAATATAGAATGTGAAATTTTTAAGCAGCAATTCATAATTCTTCCACTTGTCAATACTCGCCAGATTATCAGAGCCCATTATCAGCACAAATTTGTTGTCAGGATATTTCTCTTGCAAATGGGTAAGCGTATCAATTGTATAAGAGGGTTTTGGTAAATGAAATTCAATATTAGAAGCCTGTAATTTGTAATTATCCTCAACCGCAATATTGCACATATACAAACGATGTTTTTCGTCCAGCAATGTTGCTTTATCTTTTAGTGGATTTTGCGGAGAAACTATTAACCACACTTGATCTAATGCGCAGTTATTTGCAAAATAATCGGCGATAATAAGATGGCCTGTATGTATAGGATTAAAAGAGCCGAAAAATAAACCAATAGTCATTTTGATTAATTTGAAAGTGTTGGAAATAATTAAATGTTGCTATAAATAAGGTTATTGATTCCTGACGAAAAAATTTCCTAAACAACAATAATCAAATATAATTAAGATAACCTCAGAAGGGAAAGATTGTTTTCAAAAAAACCTTAACAATTACTTAACTTCTTATATGTGCTGAAACAAAACTTTTAAAATAAGGTGTTGTTAATAGCAATGTAGAGCTTATAGTAAATAGTTTTCTAAGTA encodes:
- a CDS encoding nicotinate-nucleotide adenylyltransferase; the protein is MTIGLFFGSFNPIHTGHLIIADYFANNCALDQVWLIVSPQNPLKDKATLLDEKHRLYMCNIAVEDNYKLQASNIEFHLPKPSYTIDTLTHLQEKYPDNKFVLIMGSDNLASIDKWKNYELLLKNFTFYIYTRPEFEIKNIPYSGDIHFFEVPQIFISSSYIRQALKEKKSVRYLVPEVVRTHIEEMHFYEK